One Poecilia reticulata strain Guanapo linkage group LG19, Guppy_female_1.0+MT, whole genome shotgun sequence genomic window carries:
- the snf8 gene encoding vacuolar-sorting protein SNF8, which produces MHRRGVGAGAIAKKKLAEAKYKERGTVLAEDQIVQMSKQLETFKSNLEEFASKHKQEIRKSSQFRVQFQEMCATIGVDPLASGKGFWSEMLGVGDFYYELGVQIIEVCLALKHRNGGLITLDELHQRVLKGRGKYAQDVSQDDLVRAIKKLKVMGNGFGMIPVGGSYLVQSVPAELNMDHTVVLQLAEKKGYVTVSEIKGSLKWEKERASHVLDHLLKEGLAWLDSQAAGEAQYWLPALFSELTSRDVTPEEANQMTP; this is translated from the exons ATGCATCGCAGAGGTGTTGGTGCTGGGGCGATAGCTAAAAAGAAGCTAGCAGAG GCCAAATACAAAGAAAGAGGAACTGTACTTGCAGAGGACCAGATAGTTCAG ATGTCAAAACAGTTGGAAACGTTCAAATCCAACCTGGAGGAGTTTGCCAGCAAGCACAAACAAGAGATCCGTAAGAGCTCCCAGTTCAGGGTCCAGTTTCAGGAGATGTGTGCCACCATTGGCGTTGACCCGCTAGCTT CTGGTAAAGGCTTTTGGTCTGAGATGCTCGGTGTGGGAGATTTCTACTACGAGCTTGGCGTACAGATCATCGAAGTGTGTCTCGCCCTGAAACACAGAAACGgag GACTCATTACTCTGGACGAGCTCCACCAGAGGGTGCTGAAGGGTCGGGGTAAATATGCTCAGGACGTGAGCCA AGACGACTTGGTCAGAGCCATAAAGAAACTGAAGGTGATGGGAAACGGTTTTGGGATGATTCCCGTTGGCGGCTCTTACCTGGTCCAGTCAGTCCCAGCAGAACTGAACATGGATCACACTGTCGTTTTACAGCTTGCAGAG AAAAAAGGATACGTCACTGTAAGCGAGATCAAAGGCAGCCTGAAATGGGAGAAGGAACGGGCGAGTCACGTGCTG GATCATCTGCTGAAAGAAGGCTTGGCCTGGCTGGACTCTCAAGCAGCCGGGGAGGCTCAGTACTGGCTGCCAGCGCTCTTCTCCGAGCTGACCTCTCGTGATGTCACGCCCGAGGAGGCCAATCAGATGACGCCTTAA
- the calcoco2 gene encoding calcium-binding and coiled-coil domain-containing protein 2: protein METLPEAAAVTDPPAHTFSQVVFIDIPYSYPPSSPITCRFTLNAAFQPNPRDWVGIFKVGWTSTKDYHTFVWVEPVHDAQQTEMRQAVFKEYYLPKDEIEFYQFCYIDNSGQVRGASTPFCFRNTSEQNAESIADDDLLVITTQEQVEQSQREKAELQKQLDLMRAENETLKSALLKDQKDISSSKEQNDQREAEMAKLTKEIDQAKEHNEKLKHTLQLQMKENDHLKEEMVIEKTKRLEIQKQNSTEQEKLNSLSSRSNEEKYDRAVMKINQMREEREELKGKLDAQSDEIAKLKAKLREADRELSNTLDRSELLQVDLQSTTKEKDRIALELQNLQSVKGNMDEVRRENQELNRRLSQQDLLQRAPKDDLTAHCQALSKQLQDAQAKLQAEREETRAVTRQCEITENELQDVKEQLTSLARNCEMEQRQSSKYEMQIKEMTAMLADKNIAIDDMAQEIRLIKQERDELSREVQTLKGEIERLRSHYSNITSPVVEETPYMQPDPIVAGSDTLASSNQQDVLGQQDHVYHTIDSLVVEPVEEPALVCRHCRESFPGITELELEQHEQSHRVCPFCTMICDGMEQSIFEDHVYGHEL from the exons ATGGAGACCCTcccagaggcagcagcagtGACTGACCCCCCGGCTCACACCTTCTCTCAGGTGGTCTTCATCGATATCCCGTACTCATACCCGCCTTCCAGCCCCATCACCTGCCGCTTTACTCTCAATGCTGCCTTCCAGCCAAATCCCAGAGACTGGGTGGGCATCTTCAAG GTGGGGTGGACCTCAACGAAGGACTATCACACATTTGTGTGGGTGGAGCCAGTCCATGATGCTCAACAGACAGAGATGAGACAAGCTGTATTTAAAG AGTACTACCTGCCTAAAGACGAGATCGAGTTCTACCAGTTCTGCTACATTGACAACAGCGGTCAGGTCCGAGGAGCCAGCACTCCTTTCTGTTTCAGAAATACATCAGAGCAAAACGCAGAGAGCATCGCAGATGACGACCTGCTGGTTATCACGACTCAG GAGCAAGTTGAACAGAGTCAACGTGAGAAAGCCGAGCTGCAGAAGCAGCTGGATCTGATGAGAGCAGAAAACGAAACCTTGAAAAGCGCTTTGCTGAAGGATCAGAAGGATATCAGCAGCTCCAAG GAGCAGAACGACCAGAGAGAGGCAGAAATGGCTAAACTGACCAAAGAAATTGATCAGGCGAAGGAGCACAATGAAAAACTCAAGCACacactgcagctgcagatgaAGGAGAACGACCACTTGAAG GAGGAGATGGTGATCGAAAAGACCAAGCGGCTGGAGATCCAGAAACAAAACTCCACAGAGCAGGAAAAGCTGAACTCTTTGTCATCTAGAAGTAACGAG GAGAAATATGATCGAGCAGTGATGAAGATCAATCAGATGAGAGAGGAGCGCGAGGAGCTGAAAGGGAAGCTGGATGCACAAAGTGATGAGATTGCCAA gctGAAAGCTAAACTCAGAGAAGCAGACCGGGAGTTGTCAAACACATTGGACCGCTCTGAGCTTCTGCAG GTTGATCTTCAGAGCACCACCAAAGAGAAGGATCGGATCGCTCTAGAACTGCAGAATCTGCAAAGTGTCAAAGGCAACATGGACGAAGTGAGAAGGGAGAACCAGGAACTGAACAGGAGGCTTTCACAGCAAGATTTACTGCAGAGGGCTCCAAAGGACGACCTCacg GCGCACTGTCAGGCCCTCTCCAAGCAGCTGCAGGATGCGCAGGCGAAGCTGCAGGCCGAGAGGGAGGAGACGAGGGCCGTCACCAGGCAGTGCGAGATCACAGAAAACGAGCTGCAGGACGTCAAGGAGCAGCTGACGAGTTTGGCCAGAAACTGTGAGATGGAGCAACGCCAAAGCAGCAAATATGAG ATGCAAATCAAGGAGATGACTGCAATGCTCGCAGATAAGAACATCGCCATTGATGACATGGCACAGGAGATAAGGCTGATCAAACAAGAGAGAGATGAGCTCAGCAGAGAAGTCCAG ACTCTCAAAGGTGAGATCGAGAGGCTTCGCTCACATTACTCAAACATTACCTCACCTGTGGTTGAAGAGACGCCCTACATGCAGCCAGACCCCATCGTAGCAGGCAGCGACACTCTTGCCAGCAGTAACCAGCAGGACGTCCTGGGTCAGCAGGACCACGTATACCACACCATAG aTAGCTTGGTGGTCGAACCAGTCGAGGAG CCGGCGCTGGTGTGTCGTCACTGCCGAGAGAGCTTCCCCGGCATAAccgagctggagctggagcagcaTGAGCAGAGCCACCGGGTGTGTCCGTTCTGCACGATGATCTGCGACGGCATGGAGCAGTCCATATTCGAAGACCACGTCTACGGCCACGAGCTGTGA